CTCCTCGACCATCGGCGCGTGGCGCGGATCGCCGGGGGGCGGCGTGTAGGACGAGGAGAGCACCCGCGCGCGCAGCCCGTCCTCGTCGAACCGCTGCGCGTTCGGGAGCGCGAACCGCCGCCACGGACCGGGACGGAAGAACGACTCGAAGACGTCCGGGCCGAGATTCTTGTGGTCGACCGCGCCGTAGTCGGTCCCGTGGCGGCGCAGGAGCGATTCGTATCCTTCCAGGAACGCGCTGCCGGAGGTTTTGCGGTCGTTCCACACCAGGACCACGGTTCGCGGCGGGCGCAGGATGCGCGCGAACTCGGTGCGCGCGGCTTCGCGATCGAACCAGTGAAACGCCTGGCCGGCGGCGACGAGATCGACGCTCTCCGCGGGGAGCGTCGTCGCCTCCGCGCTCCCGGCGACGCTGCGAAAGAGGGGACGGCCCGCGAGCGCCTCTTCCGCGGCCGCCCGCATCTTCGCGTTGGGCTCGATCGCGAACACCTCGTGGCCGGCGTCGAGGAACAGCCGCGTCAGGATCCCCGTTCCCGAGCCGACGTCGGCGACCGAATGCGCGGGAAGGAGTCCCGCCTCGCGCCGCAGCAGCGGGATCAGCCCATCCGGGTATCCCGGGCGGGAGCGCACATAGGCGTCGACGCGTCCCGAGAAGCGTGCCCGCGGATCGGGGCGGCCGGAATCGCTCATCCGGCGCCTTCGGACGACGCCGCGACGAGATCGTCGAGCAGCGACGACGCGCCGATCCGGAACCGGTCCGCGCCGGCTCCGTCCGGACCCCGGACCCGCCTCGCGAGGTCGAGATAGGCGAAGGCGTCCGCCCGCCGCCTTATCCCGCCGGACGCCTTGACCCCGACGCGCCGCCGCAGGCGCTCCTCCGCGTCGCGCGCGGTCTCGAGGAGAATGCGGATCGTCTCCGGCGTGGCGCCCGCGGGAATCGTCCCCGTCGAGGACTTGACGAAGTCGGCGCCGGCCGCGATCGCGATCCCGGCGGCCCGCCGGACGTCGTCCGCGGACCCGAGCTCTCCCGTTTCGAGGATCACCTTCAGCGTGGCGCCGGCGCAGGCTTCCCGGATGGCGGCGATCTCGTCGGCGACGCGGCGCTCGTCCCCGCGGCGGAACGCCCCGCGATCGATCGGCGCGTCGATCTCGTCCGCGCCTTCGCCCCGCGCGCGCCGGACTTCCTCGAGCTTTTCGGGAAGCGGCGCGCGGCCGGAGGGGAAGTCGCCCGCGACGGAGGCGAGGCGGACGGCCGACCCGTCGAGCGCCCGCCGCGCGGCGTGGACGAATCGCGGGAGGATGCAGACGGCGGCCGCCGAAGGAGCGCCCGGCGCCGGGGCCGCCGCGCGGCGGCAGAGCGCGGCGACGGATTCCTCTGTGTCTTCCCCGCGGAGCGACGTGAGGTCCAGGACCGCGATCGCGGCGAAGGCGCGCGCGGGGAGGGAGTCCGCCGCCCGGGTCGTCCCGGTCATCGCCGCGGAGCTTACTCCGCCGCCGCGTTCGCGCGGCCGAG
Above is a window of Thermoanaerobaculia bacterium DNA encoding:
- a CDS encoding class I SAM-dependent methyltransferase, producing MSDSGRPDPRARFSGRVDAYVRSRPGYPDGLIPLLRREAGLLPAHSVADVGSGTGILTRLFLDAGHEVFAIEPNAKMRAAAEEALAGRPLFRSVAGSAEATTLPAESVDLVAAGQAFHWFDREAARTEFARILRPPRTVVLVWNDRKTSGSAFLEGYESLLRRHGTDYGAVDHKNLGPDVFESFFRPGPWRRFALPNAQRFDEDGLRARVLSSSYTPPPGDPRHAPMVEELGRLFRETAENGAVVMEYETTVFVGTVGD
- the deoC gene encoding deoxyribose-phosphate aldolase, with translation MTGTTRAADSLPARAFAAIAVLDLTSLRGEDTEESVAALCRRAAAPAPGAPSAAAVCILPRFVHAARRALDGSAVRLASVAGDFPSGRAPLPEKLEEVRRARGEGADEIDAPIDRGAFRRGDERRVADEIAAIREACAGATLKVILETGELGSADDVRRAAGIAIAAGADFVKSSTGTIPAGATPETIRILLETARDAEERLRRRVGVKASGGIRRRADAFAYLDLARRVRGPDGAGADRFRIGASSLLDDLVAASSEGAG